The proteins below come from a single Plantactinospora sp. KBS50 genomic window:
- a CDS encoding PP2C family protein-serine/threonine phosphatase codes for MGNGGDRTGTDVPRRPPDRDARVDVVREIIATVPSGCSWLLPATAPDGRPDYLVAAVSADEDVSGRGATRVGERLSQLYPGMVDGPLWDLYGRVLRTGRPGELTDFRHTEQRSGVVARSSFDVRVHRVLGGLLVWWQRVDEARLRADRTELLGRLGWAEYDLLTGQSEWSPGMFRLFDRDPADGPMSRAEQAAAMLPEDRGVSETAWQTMDSGAAADVTVRFRLGGSVRHLRIRSDVARDATGRPLKIYAVVQDVTAREDSRDAIQRLRDQVRIREMTALAEHRLAGQVQHLIQPLPREPLDLPGMQAMVSYLPAESAVQVGGDWYHADGPPGGPVTLAVGDVAGHGLEAAHGMAHLRFSLIAWLSIGIHDPGVLLGHLNRLCLHLRITATAVITRYDPGTRRLSWSCAGHMPPLLARDGTATDLAGPRHLLLGADAAAAYRVAGQTLRPGDLVLLYTDGLVEHRSAGTAPLDQVKRALGAGSRDTGPQALARLRGMLRYANPDDDTCMLAARVLD; via the coding sequence GTGGGCAACGGTGGCGACCGGACCGGGACCGACGTACCGCGCCGGCCGCCGGATCGGGACGCCAGGGTGGACGTCGTCCGGGAGATCATCGCCACCGTGCCGTCCGGATGCAGCTGGCTGCTGCCGGCCACGGCACCGGACGGACGCCCGGACTACCTCGTGGCCGCCGTCAGCGCCGACGAGGACGTCAGCGGTCGCGGCGCCACCCGCGTCGGCGAGCGCCTCAGCCAGCTCTACCCGGGGATGGTCGACGGCCCGCTGTGGGACCTCTACGGCCGGGTCCTGCGCACCGGCCGGCCCGGCGAACTGACCGACTTCCGGCACACCGAGCAGCGCTCCGGCGTGGTGGCCCGGTCGTCGTTCGACGTACGGGTGCACCGCGTACTGGGCGGTCTGCTGGTCTGGTGGCAGCGGGTGGACGAGGCCCGGCTGCGCGCGGACCGGACCGAGCTGCTGGGTCGGCTCGGCTGGGCGGAGTACGACCTGCTCACCGGCCAGAGCGAGTGGTCACCCGGGATGTTCCGGCTGTTCGACCGGGACCCGGCCGACGGGCCGATGTCCCGGGCCGAGCAGGCGGCGGCGATGCTTCCCGAGGACCGGGGGGTCAGCGAGACCGCCTGGCAGACCATGGACAGCGGGGCGGCGGCGGACGTCACGGTCCGGTTCCGGCTCGGCGGGTCGGTCCGGCACCTGCGGATCCGCTCCGACGTGGCCCGCGACGCCACCGGCCGGCCGTTGAAGATCTACGCCGTGGTGCAGGACGTCACCGCCCGGGAGGACTCCCGCGACGCCATCCAGCGGCTGCGCGACCAGGTGCGGATCCGGGAGATGACCGCGCTGGCCGAGCACCGCCTCGCCGGCCAGGTCCAGCACCTGATCCAGCCGCTGCCGCGGGAGCCGCTCGACCTGCCCGGGATGCAGGCGATGGTCAGCTACCTGCCGGCCGAGAGCGCCGTACAGGTGGGCGGCGACTGGTACCACGCCGACGGACCGCCCGGCGGACCGGTCACGCTGGCCGTCGGCGACGTGGCCGGGCACGGCCTGGAGGCCGCGCACGGCATGGCACACCTGCGGTTCTCGCTGATCGCCTGGCTCTCGATCGGCATCCACGACCCGGGCGTCCTGCTGGGCCACCTGAACCGGCTGTGCCTGCACCTGCGGATCACCGCGACCGCGGTGATCACCCGCTACGACCCCGGCACCCGCCGGCTGTCCTGGTCGTGCGCCGGCCACATGCCACCGCTGCTGGCCCGGGACGGCACCGCCACCGACCTGGCCGGCCCCCGGCACCTGCTGCTCGGCGCCGACGCCGCGGCGGCCTACCGGGTGGCCGGCCAGACCCTGCGGCCGGGCGACCTCGTCCTGCTCTACACCGACGGCCTGGTCGAACACCGCTCGGCCGGCACCGCCCCGCTCGACCAGGTGAAACGGGCGCTGGGCGCCGGCTCGCGGGACACCGGGCCGCAGGCGCTCGCCCGGCTGCGCGGGATGCTGCGGTACGCCAACCCGGACGACGACACCTGCATGCTCGCGGCCCGCGTGCTGGACTGA
- a CDS encoding STAS domain-containing protein, with the protein MAAFEAKTVTTGDRTVVTLTGECDLAVREELTTVLLTAVDAAGCVVLDLAGLRFMDSSGIHALVTGHQAAVRQGHRLYVRGAVGAVARVLDLTGLADLLALPVERPERDLPDERPERTSPDERPERAVDSPAHG; encoded by the coding sequence ATGGCAGCTTTCGAGGCGAAGACGGTCACCACCGGCGACCGCACCGTCGTCACGCTCACCGGCGAGTGTGATCTTGCCGTACGCGAGGAGTTGACCACGGTGCTGCTGACCGCCGTGGACGCCGCCGGCTGCGTCGTGCTCGACCTGGCCGGGCTGCGGTTCATGGATTCCAGCGGCATCCACGCGCTGGTCACCGGCCACCAGGCCGCCGTGCGGCAGGGCCATCGGCTGTACGTGCGGGGCGCCGTCGGCGCGGTGGCCCGGGTCCTGGACCTGACCGGGCTCGCCGACCTGCTCGCGCTGCCGGTCGAGCGCCCGGAGCGCGATCTGCCGGATGAGCGCCCGGAGCGCACTTCGCCGGATGAGCGCCCGGAACGCGCCGTGGACAGCCCGGCGCATGGCTGA
- a CDS encoding ABC transporter ATP-binding protein: MTTATKDTAGSRSGSRVPKTPGAPLLELKDLVMHFDVKGEGLLRRASNKVQAVDGVSFSLNEGETLGLVGESGCGKSTTARLITRLLKPTSGQILYQGHDIADLTERQLRPYRQEIQLIFQDPYSSLNPRHTVGTIVGTALRTHNMVPKSRELARVQELLEVVGLNPEHYNRYPHEFSGGQRQRIGIARALAARPKIIVADEPVSALDVSIQAQVMNLLEELRKEFNIAFVFIAHDLGVVRHFCDRVGVMYLGKMVEIGPRDGIYDAPQHPYTQALLSAVPDLNLARGAAPKNRIRLVGDVPSPINPPSGCRFRTRCWKAEDICAQIEPPLENKAAQQSAACHFAEPRAVTAELPVSS; this comes from the coding sequence ATGACGACCGCCACGAAGGACACCGCGGGCTCCCGGTCCGGCTCCCGCGTCCCGAAGACCCCCGGGGCTCCGCTGCTGGAACTCAAGGACCTCGTCATGCACTTCGACGTGAAGGGCGAGGGGCTGCTGCGCCGTGCGTCGAACAAGGTGCAGGCCGTCGACGGGGTCTCGTTCAGCCTCAACGAGGGCGAGACGCTGGGGCTGGTGGGCGAGTCCGGTTGTGGCAAGTCCACCACCGCCCGGCTGATCACCCGGCTGCTCAAGCCGACCAGCGGGCAGATCCTGTACCAGGGGCACGACATCGCCGACCTGACCGAGCGGCAGTTGCGGCCGTACCGCCAGGAGATCCAGCTGATCTTCCAGGACCCGTACTCGTCGCTCAACCCGCGGCACACCGTGGGCACGATCGTCGGCACCGCGCTGCGTACCCACAACATGGTGCCCAAGAGCCGCGAACTGGCCCGGGTGCAGGAACTGCTGGAGGTGGTCGGGCTCAACCCCGAGCACTACAACCGCTACCCGCACGAGTTCTCCGGCGGCCAGCGGCAGCGGATCGGCATCGCCCGGGCGCTGGCCGCGCGGCCGAAGATCATCGTCGCGGACGAGCCGGTCAGCGCGCTGGACGTCTCCATCCAGGCCCAGGTGATGAACCTGCTGGAGGAGCTGCGCAAGGAATTCAACATCGCCTTCGTGTTCATCGCCCACGACCTCGGCGTGGTCCGGCACTTCTGTGACCGGGTCGGCGTGATGTACCTGGGCAAGATGGTGGAGATCGGGCCGCGGGACGGGATCTACGACGCGCCGCAGCACCCGTACACCCAGGCGCTGCTGTCGGCCGTACCGGACCTGAACCTGGCCCGCGGCGCCGCGCCGAAGAACCGGATCCGGCTGGTCGGCGACGTGCCGAGCCCGATCAACCCGCCCTCGGGCTGCCGGTTCCGGACCCGCTGCTGGAAGGCCGAGGACATCTGCGCCCAGATCGAGCCGCCGCTGGAGAACAAGGCGGCGCAGCAGAGCGCGGCCTGCCACTTCGCCGAGCCCCGCGCGGTCACCGCCGAACTGCCCGTCTCGTCCTGA
- a CDS encoding ATP-binding protein, with protein sequence MAERGTDAGGPAPAPVMPYARSTDLAGVRAFVRSRAETLGLPPERTDLLVLAVSELATNTLQHTAGGGRVRVWADADDVLCEVVDHGAARVFGRVMPAAGEIRGRGLAIVERVCDEVSSTVGPTGTVVLLRLRR encoded by the coding sequence ATGGCTGAGCGCGGCACCGACGCCGGTGGGCCCGCTCCTGCACCGGTGATGCCGTACGCCCGCTCCACCGACCTGGCCGGGGTGCGCGCGTTCGTGCGGAGCCGGGCCGAGACGCTGGGCCTGCCGCCCGAGCGCACCGACCTGCTCGTGCTCGCGGTGAGCGAGCTGGCCACCAACACGTTGCAGCACACCGCCGGCGGCGGCCGGGTCCGGGTGTGGGCGGACGCGGACGATGTCCTCTGCGAGGTCGTCGACCACGGTGCGGCCCGGGTGTTCGGCCGGGTCATGCCGGCGGCCGGCGAGATCCGCGGGCGTGGTCTCGCGATCGTCGAACGGGTCTGCGACGAGGTGTCCTCGACGGTCGGTCCGACCGGGACGGTGGTGCTGCTGCGGCTGCGTCGCTGA